A DNA window from Desulfobaculum bizertense DSM 18034 contains the following coding sequences:
- a CDS encoding nucleotide sugar dehydrogenase, protein MTTFEELKSKKTPLAVVGLGYVGLPLAVALAEHFSVIGFDISDQRVKELSEGIERTGEVEPERLKAAPVEFTSDPKDLSRAGLVIVAVPTPIDANRRPEIRPVTGATRTVGQNMSKGTVVVYESTVYPGLTEEICVPILEQESGMEYGTDFFVGYSPERINPGDKVHTLESIIKVVAGQDEATADLLCKVYASVVKAGVHRASSIRVAEAAKVIENTQRDLNIALMNELAHIFDRMDIDTLEVLEAAGTKWNFLNFRPGLVGGHCIGVDPYYLTFKAEEMGFHPQVILAGRNINDHMGKWVAEKLIKKLIAEGCLIKGARIGVLGLTFKENVPDLRNTKVVDIIHELKEYGTEILVHDPLADKAEAVHEYGLTLSELSEFKDLDGLILAVSHEDYKKLDSKDLAACFRNPEHGVFFDLKGIRDKEDINAAGLKYWRI, encoded by the coding sequence ATGACGACCTTTGAAGAACTGAAAAGCAAAAAAACGCCTCTGGCCGTTGTTGGCCTTGGCTATGTCGGCCTGCCTCTGGCCGTTGCCCTTGCAGAACACTTTTCTGTCATCGGCTTTGATATTTCTGACCAGCGCGTCAAAGAACTGAGCGAAGGCATCGAGCGCACTGGCGAAGTTGAACCTGAGCGCCTCAAGGCCGCTCCGGTCGAGTTCACCAGCGACCCCAAAGACCTGTCCCGCGCCGGGCTGGTCATTGTTGCCGTTCCCACCCCCATTGACGCCAACCGTCGTCCCGAAATCCGTCCAGTTACAGGCGCAACCCGCACCGTTGGACAGAACATGTCCAAGGGCACTGTGGTTGTCTACGAATCCACGGTCTACCCCGGCCTCACCGAAGAAATCTGTGTTCCCATTCTGGAGCAGGAATCCGGCATGGAATACGGTACGGACTTCTTTGTGGGTTACTCCCCGGAGCGCATCAACCCCGGCGACAAGGTTCATACCCTTGAAAGCATCATCAAGGTCGTTGCAGGACAGGACGAGGCCACAGCTGACCTGCTGTGCAAGGTCTACGCCTCCGTGGTCAAGGCTGGCGTGCACCGCGCCTCCAGCATCCGGGTTGCCGAGGCCGCAAAGGTCATCGAAAACACTCAGCGCGACCTGAACATCGCCCTGATGAACGAGCTGGCACATATTTTTGACCGCATGGACATCGACACTCTGGAAGTGCTCGAAGCTGCGGGCACCAAGTGGAACTTCCTGAACTTCCGTCCCGGTCTGGTCGGTGGTCACTGCATTGGCGTTGACCCCTATTACCTGACCTTCAAGGCCGAAGAAATGGGTTTCCACCCTCAGGTCATCCTTGCGGGCCGCAACATCAACGACCACATGGGCAAATGGGTTGCAGAAAAACTCATCAAAAAGCTCATCGCCGAAGGCTGCCTTATCAAGGGCGCCCGCATCGGCGTTCTTGGCCTGACCTTTAAGGAAAACGTTCCAGACCTGCGCAACACCAAAGTCGTGGACATCATCCATGAACTGAAAGAATACGGCACAGAAATTCTGGTTCATGACCCGCTGGCCGACAAGGCCGAAGCCGTGCACGAATACGGCCTGACCCTGTCTGAACTGAGCGAGTTCAAAGACCTTGATGGACTCATTCTCGCAGTCTCTCACGAAGACTACAAAAAGCTGGACAGCAAGGACCTCGCTGCATGTTTCCGCAATCCGGAACACGGCGTGTTCTTTGACCTCAAAGGTATTCGGGACAAGGAAGACATCAACGCCGCCGGTCTGAAGTACTGGCGCATCTAG
- a CDS encoding ubiquinone/menaquinone biosynthesis methyltransferase: protein MQQPDPSHHAGRVAGMFGRIAGWYDFLNHFLSLGQDIYWRHRLVRMLRPGPTGRVLDLAAGTLDVSLEIKRQFPKSKVLSLDFTEAMLQKGQTKLKTDSGRDIQPVLADGRTLPLPTACVDNVTIAFGIRNIRPRMDAYREMYRVLVPGGRMCILEFGSGQNKIWKGLYNVYLDKILPSLGKIFSGDKDAYTYLAETIDGFPVASELVSEITEAGFERVFYVPLLSGIVNIHVAEKSINAEIPVDEETPEEPFSTEDIELASEGLAAGLAAYEKAIEQDTPKKTAAKKKAPAKKAAPKPKKPAAKKAAPKKKASSTAKSSTAKKNAVKKSSAAKSEKKGEAKPAKKSTAKKKTTAKASSSTSAKSTAKKTAAKKTSKKAATKKATASKQEKKLEPAAKTDKKSGGAAKKKTAAQTKKTTAVKKTATKK from the coding sequence ATGCAACAACCCGACCCATCTCACCACGCCGGACGTGTGGCAGGCATGTTCGGACGCATCGCTGGCTGGTATGACTTTCTGAATCACTTTCTGAGCCTTGGGCAGGACATTTACTGGCGTCACCGACTGGTGCGCATGCTCCGCCCCGGACCAACAGGTCGCGTTCTGGACCTCGCAGCAGGCACTCTTGATGTCTCGCTGGAGATCAAGCGCCAGTTCCCCAAAAGCAAAGTGCTGTCTCTGGATTTCACTGAAGCCATGCTTCAGAAGGGACAGACCAAGCTCAAAACCGACTCCGGCAGAGACATTCAGCCCGTTCTGGCTGATGGACGTACCCTGCCGCTCCCCACGGCCTGCGTGGATAATGTGACCATTGCCTTTGGCATTCGAAACATTCGCCCCCGCATGGACGCATACCGGGAAATGTACCGCGTTCTGGTCCCTGGCGGACGCATGTGCATCCTCGAATTTGGGTCGGGCCAGAACAAAATCTGGAAAGGCCTGTACAACGTCTATCTGGACAAGATTCTGCCCTCGCTCGGCAAAATTTTCTCCGGAGACAAAGACGCCTACACCTACCTTGCAGAGACCATTGATGGCTTCCCTGTTGCCAGCGAACTGGTTTCAGAAATCACCGAAGCAGGCTTTGAACGAGTGTTCTACGTTCCCCTGCTCTCGGGCATCGTCAACATTCATGTTGCCGAAAAAAGCATCAATGCAGAAATCCCTGTGGATGAAGAGACTCCAGAAGAGCCTTTCAGCACAGAGGACATAGAGCTGGCATCTGAGGGACTCGCTGCCGGACTTGCGGCCTATGAGAAGGCCATTGAGCAGGACACACCTAAGAAGACCGCAGCAAAAAAGAAAGCTCCGGCCAAAAAGGCAGCACCAAAGCCCAAAAAGCCTGCCGCTAAAAAAGCTGCGCCCAAGAAAAAAGCCAGCTCAACAGCCAAGAGCAGCACGGCCAAAAAAAACGCCGTAAAGAAAAGCTCTGCGGCCAAGTCCGAAAAAAAGGGCGAAGCCAAGCCAGCCAAAAAGAGCACCGCGAAAAAAAAGACGACCGCAAAAGCCTCGTCCAGCACGTCTGCCAAAAGCACCGCAAAAAAAACTGCGGCCAAAAAGACGAGCAAAAAAGCGGCAACAAAAAAGGCCACAGCATCCAAGCAAGAAAAAAAGCTTGAACCTGCGGCCAAAACGGACAAGAAATCAGGCGGAGCAGCAAAGAAAAAGACTGCTGCCCAGACAAAAAAGACCACAGCAGTAAAGAAAACTGCTACAAAGAAATAA
- a CDS encoding DNA polymerase III subunit delta', whose protein sequence is MEHAHTMHISDILQRLKNDPPQVLLLEGGSTDERIEAARFWAKLNNCESGSACGHCPACIQVEEGAHADVITLDGREGKIKIDTIRELKPLFGQSPRGNGKRVVIFIEAQELLVPSANALLKTLEEPCPGTLFVLLAPHRERLLPTLVSRSWVLTLPWPHHPPLSEETLEWLKSFEAFLQTGKGWFKKSSAKGAMNKDIALQIIQGCRRELALLLSGQDAGSLGRLLAARLDLARLKKFDLSMSYAEDALNLPTAVNPNLVIDWLATHCFDLMHR, encoded by the coding sequence ATGGAACACGCCCACACAATGCACATCTCGGACATTCTTCAGCGACTCAAGAATGACCCGCCACAAGTCCTGCTGCTCGAAGGCGGCAGCACAGATGAGCGTATCGAAGCCGCACGCTTCTGGGCAAAGCTCAACAACTGCGAGAGCGGTTCTGCGTGTGGCCACTGCCCGGCCTGCATTCAGGTGGAAGAGGGAGCACATGCCGACGTCATAACGCTGGACGGCCGAGAAGGGAAAATCAAAATTGACACCATTCGCGAGCTGAAACCGCTGTTTGGCCAGTCCCCGCGCGGCAATGGCAAACGTGTTGTCATTTTTATTGAAGCGCAGGAACTGCTTGTGCCTTCTGCCAATGCCCTTCTCAAAACACTGGAAGAGCCATGCCCCGGCACCCTGTTTGTGCTGCTGGCGCCTCACCGCGAACGACTCCTGCCAACCCTTGTATCGCGGAGCTGGGTTCTCACCCTGCCGTGGCCCCACCACCCTCCTCTTTCCGAGGAAACCCTTGAGTGGCTGAAAAGCTTTGAAGCATTCTTGCAGACAGGCAAAGGCTGGTTCAAAAAAAGCAGTGCCAAGGGAGCAATGAACAAAGACATTGCATTACAGATAATACAGGGATGCCGCCGCGAGCTGGCTCTCCTGCTCTCTGGTCAGGATGCAGGCTCACTTGGACGCCTGCTTGCTGCACGCCTTGATCTCGCCCGCCTCAAAAAATTCGACTTGTCCATGAGTTATGCCGAAGACGCGTTAAACTTGCCCACCGCTGTAAATCCAAATTTGGTTATAGACTGGCTTGCGACACACTGCTTTGACCTCATGCATAGATAA
- the mqnB gene encoding futalosine hydrolase translates to MLLCVFATDKECAAALPEMHTVPAQGQWLPHVRANHELTVLITGVGPLNAAMHLGRCLATLGDRPAGVINCGLAGAFDTTSHRLGSLCIAAEEINPEYGLYTPDGLVPDGLGFAQYEQDEQRVFDRIQLEPYTAATAMGLSLPQGWPLCPMLSVAGVSGTAERAQEMQTRYPHAMLENMEGFALALSCLHESIPFLELRSVSNKIGSREKADWNIVAGFSALGRAMTMLLEA, encoded by the coding sequence ATGCTGCTTTGTGTTTTTGCGACGGACAAGGAATGCGCAGCCGCGCTCCCGGAAATGCACACTGTTCCTGCTCAGGGGCAGTGGCTTCCTCATGTTCGGGCAAACCACGAACTCACCGTCCTTATCACTGGCGTAGGGCCGCTCAATGCAGCCATGCACCTTGGGCGCTGCCTTGCCACGCTTGGCGACCGCCCGGCAGGCGTCATTAACTGCGGCCTTGCCGGTGCCTTTGACACCACCAGCCACCGTCTCGGGAGCCTCTGCATTGCCGCAGAGGAAATCAATCCCGAATACGGGCTGTACACACCAGACGGACTCGTCCCGGACGGACTCGGCTTTGCCCAGTATGAGCAGGATGAACAGCGCGTCTTTGATCGCATTCAGCTTGAGCCATACACGGCAGCCACCGCAATGGGGCTTTCCCTTCCGCAAGGCTGGCCACTCTGCCCCATGCTCTCGGTCGCAGGGGTCAGCGGAACAGCAGAACGTGCGCAGGAAATGCAAACCCGCTACCCGCACGCCATGCTGGAAAACATGGAAGGTTTTGCCCTTGCCCTGTCCTGCCTGCACGAGTCCATTCCGTTTTTAGAACTGCGGAGTGTCTCCAACAAAATCGGCTCCAGAGAAAAAGCCGACTGGAACATCGTGGCAGGCTTTTCCGCTCTTGGGCGGGCCATGACCATGCTTTTGGAGGCCTAG
- a CDS encoding DUF2065 domain-containing protein — protein sequence MYTQDMHIDWKLFLTAMGLALVMEGVFYALAAPKLPSLFKMMAERSSAEIRIMGLMTALIGLLVVWLVRT from the coding sequence ATGTACACACAAGACATGCATATTGACTGGAAACTTTTTTTGACTGCAATGGGGCTGGCCCTTGTTATGGAAGGCGTGTTCTACGCCCTTGCCGCACCAAAGCTCCCGAGTCTGTTCAAAATGATGGCCGAGCGGTCATCAGCAGAAATTCGTATCATGGGGCTGATGACCGCGCTTATCGGCCTGCTCGTTGTCTGGCTTGTGCGGACATAA
- a CDS encoding cytochrome c3 family protein, with protein sequence MKKIISLCAVCFALACFCALPVLNAADAPADGLKLSATKKPVVFNHSTHKNAKCEACHHNWDGKSAIKKCSDSGCHDNLDKKAKGKDSYYKAMHSKKAKNPQSCLSCHKAVAKQHKGDKALKKKLTGCKKSGCHA encoded by the coding sequence ATGAAAAAGATTATTTCTCTTTGCGCTGTCTGTTTCGCTCTGGCGTGCTTTTGTGCACTGCCGGTTCTGAACGCAGCAGACGCACCTGCTGACGGTCTCAAGCTCAGCGCGACAAAAAAGCCTGTCGTGTTCAATCACTCCACGCATAAAAATGCAAAGTGTGAAGCCTGCCACCACAACTGGGACGGCAAGTCTGCAATCAAGAAGTGCTCCGACTCTGGTTGCCACGACAATCTGGACAAAAAGGCAAAGGGCAAGGACTCTTACTACAAGGCCATGCATTCCAAGAAAGCCAAGAATCCTCAGTCCTGCCTGAGCTGCCACAAGGCAGTTGCCAAGCAGCACAAGGGCGACAAGGCTCTCAAGAAAAAGCTGACTGGTTGCAAAAAGTCCGGCTGCCACGCATAA